One genomic segment of Erythrobacter sp. THAF29 includes these proteins:
- a CDS encoding tryptophan halogenase family protein — translation MSGEPIRKVIIVGGGTAGWMAAAGLSKVLGGFPGLSFTLVESEAIGTVGVGEATIPQIQAFNAMLELDEAEFVRETRATYKLGIEFVDWLRKGHSYVHPFGTYGVDMLGIEFHHFWLRGHDLGDDTKLDAYSIAAMAGKAGKYMPPDRSNPNSPLSKLGYAFQFDAGRYARYLRARAEQQGVERVEGRVVEVCQDGASGLVTGVRLENGEVVEGELFIDCSGFRSLLLGQTLGVGFTDWSKWLPCDRAVAIPCELGGEKVPLTRSTARPAGWQWRIPLQHRIGNGHVYSSAHMDDTMAEELLLANLDGKPLAEPNRLRFAAGHRQRAWEKNVVALGLAGGFLEPLESTAIHLVQAGIARLLTFWPTTAFGRKEIDRFNRESEQDYIDIRDFLVLHYKASERDDSEFWRYCRALDPPEGLAEKLEMFESSGRVIRDHNELFTETSWLSVMAGQGIKPGGYHPAALLLDDAETRRRLIHIRDVVASAVSQMPTQDDFLSRSGGAIDRQERLRA, via the coding sequence GTGAGCGGCGAACCGATCCGCAAGGTCATCATCGTCGGCGGCGGCACCGCGGGATGGATGGCCGCGGCAGGACTTTCGAAAGTGCTCGGCGGCTTCCCCGGCCTGTCCTTCACCCTGGTCGAGAGCGAGGCCATTGGCACGGTCGGGGTCGGAGAAGCAACGATCCCGCAGATCCAGGCGTTCAACGCCATGCTGGAACTGGACGAGGCCGAATTCGTCAGGGAAACACGCGCGACTTACAAGCTCGGTATCGAATTCGTAGACTGGCTGCGCAAAGGGCACAGTTATGTGCACCCGTTCGGAACCTACGGCGTCGACATGCTCGGGATCGAGTTTCATCACTTCTGGCTGCGCGGTCACGATCTGGGCGACGATACAAAGCTCGACGCCTATTCGATCGCTGCGATGGCCGGGAAGGCTGGCAAATACATGCCGCCAGACCGCAGCAATCCCAATTCACCGCTTTCAAAACTCGGATACGCCTTCCAGTTCGATGCCGGTCGCTACGCCCGGTACCTGCGCGCCCGCGCCGAGCAGCAAGGCGTGGAGCGCGTAGAAGGCCGTGTGGTCGAAGTTTGCCAGGATGGCGCGAGCGGACTCGTCACTGGCGTAAGGCTCGAAAACGGCGAAGTGGTCGAAGGAGAACTCTTCATCGACTGCTCGGGCTTCCGCTCCCTGCTGCTCGGCCAAACGCTTGGCGTCGGATTTACCGACTGGAGCAAGTGGCTGCCATGCGACCGGGCTGTAGCGATTCCATGCGAGCTTGGTGGAGAAAAGGTTCCGCTCACGCGGTCCACTGCGCGGCCTGCCGGATGGCAATGGCGCATTCCTCTACAACACCGCATCGGTAACGGCCACGTCTATTCCTCAGCACATATGGATGATACCATGGCGGAAGAGTTGCTCCTCGCCAATCTCGACGGAAAGCCCCTAGCCGAACCGAACAGGCTGCGTTTCGCGGCCGGGCATCGCCAGCGGGCCTGGGAGAAAAATGTCGTCGCGCTGGGACTGGCAGGCGGATTTCTCGAACCACTTGAGTCCACCGCGATCCATCTCGTGCAGGCCGGAATCGCCCGGCTGCTCACTTTTTGGCCGACCACAGCATTCGGCAGAAAGGAAATCGATCGCTTCAACCGCGAGAGCGAGCAAGACTACATCGATATCCGCGACTTTCTGGTGCTCCATTACAAGGCGAGCGAGCGCGACGATTCGGAATTCTGGCGCTATTGCCGCGCGCTGGATCCGCCCGAAGGCCTCGCCGAAAAGCTGGAGATGTTCGAAAGCTCGGGACGCGTGATCCGTGATCACAACGAGCTATTTACCGAAACCAGCTGGCTTTCTGTAATGGCGGGCCAGGGCATAAAGCCCGGAGGATATCATCCGGCGGCCCTGCTGCTCGACGACGCGGAAACCCGGCGGCGCCTGATCCACATACGGGATGTGGTCGCAAGCGCGGTTTCGCAGATGCCCACTCAAGACGATTTCCTCTCCAGAAGCGGCGGCGCGATTGACCGGCAGGAGCGTCTGAGGGCCTAG
- a CDS encoding tryptophan 7-halogenase, with translation MSDARELLRRIVVAGSGEVGAICAIALKRALPSCDVTVLELPVHLNAFADRANTALPFTNKLHDRLGISEEKIVRHAGGSHRLVTRYFGWSGRDSYGVASYGAEVDPTLKTRFAQDWGGGSRSAGADIPAVSIAEALADAGRFAIPPDDRDTPLSQLDYALRWNGPSYRQLLVGHARKLGVGHLQDSILAIEPDTLGGIAALKVEGHGRLEADLFVDCSGPDALLLSSLPDYAIEDWSDVLPVRRIIEAAPGQPMLVLEDRVTLLPEGWLFEIAGRDGLRTMIGTGAGKSREQAINALGAPPAIEHDLAPSRCRKPWLGNVIAIGDASARLEPLGSLSLDLAHRQISLLLEMLPGRSIEPLERAEYNRRAILMADGAKDVLAMHYAAPRAHDVFKSKIPLSVERTIDQFTRKGRLPFQEEFPLLTEEVMILLVALGFTAGTPPQHRNTDARELEARGAKAAAKARAAVEFAPPYTQWMEHALGRTA, from the coding sequence ATGAGCGATGCACGCGAATTGCTGCGCCGTATCGTCGTCGCTGGTTCCGGAGAGGTCGGCGCAATCTGCGCGATAGCATTGAAGCGAGCTCTGCCTTCCTGCGATGTCACCGTGCTTGAATTGCCGGTCCACCTTAACGCGTTTGCCGATCGCGCCAACACCGCGCTGCCGTTCACCAACAAGCTCCATGATCGCCTGGGCATTTCCGAGGAGAAGATCGTCAGGCATGCAGGCGGGAGCCACCGGCTGGTGACTCGCTATTTCGGATGGAGCGGGCGGGACAGTTACGGCGTCGCATCCTATGGCGCCGAGGTCGATCCGACCCTCAAGACCCGCTTCGCACAGGACTGGGGAGGGGGTTCGCGCAGCGCAGGCGCAGATATCCCGGCAGTCTCCATTGCAGAAGCGCTCGCGGATGCGGGCCGGTTCGCAATACCGCCGGACGACCGCGACACGCCGCTTTCCCAGCTTGACTACGCGCTGCGGTGGAATGGCCCTTCTTACCGCCAGCTCTTGGTCGGCCATGCCCGGAAGTTGGGAGTCGGGCACTTGCAGGATTCTATCCTTGCCATCGAGCCGGACACGCTCGGCGGGATCGCGGCGCTAAAAGTAGAAGGGCATGGGCGGCTCGAAGCCGATCTTTTTGTCGATTGCAGCGGGCCAGATGCGCTCCTGCTGTCTTCGCTGCCTGATTATGCCATCGAGGATTGGAGCGATGTGTTGCCTGTCCGGCGGATCATAGAAGCAGCACCCGGCCAGCCTATGCTTGTCCTGGAAGACCGCGTGACGCTTCTTCCCGAGGGTTGGCTGTTCGAGATCGCGGGCCGCGACGGTTTGCGGACGATGATCGGCACTGGTGCCGGAAAAAGCAGGGAACAGGCAATCAACGCGCTCGGAGCGCCCCCAGCCATCGAGCACGATCTGGCTCCCTCACGATGCCGGAAACCATGGCTCGGCAATGTTATCGCGATCGGCGATGCTTCCGCGCGCTTGGAACCGCTCGGAAGCCTATCGCTCGACCTTGCCCATCGCCAGATTTCGCTTCTGCTCGAGATGCTGCCGGGACGCAGCATCGAGCCACTGGAACGCGCCGAATACAATCGTCGTGCTATTCTGATGGCCGATGGCGCCAAAGATGTGCTGGCGATGCATTATGCCGCACCGCGCGCGCACGATGTATTCAAGAGCAAGATCCCGCTCTCGGTTGAACGGACGATCGATCAGTTCACGCGCAAGGGAAGGTTGCCGTTCCAAGAGGAGTTCCCTCTATTGACCGAGGAAGTGATGATTTTACTCGTCGCTCTGGGGTTTACGGCGGGCACACCGCCGCAGCATCGAAACACGGATGCGCGCGAGCTCGAGGCGAGAGGCGCGAAGGCAGCGGCGAAGGCGCGGGCGGCGGTCGAATTTGCACCGCCTTATACGCAGTGGATGGAACACGCGCTGGGGCGGACGGCCTAG
- a CDS encoding tryptophan halogenase family protein, producing MNGRSPSAKTRVVVLGGGTAGWMSAAGIAQLLPGMATVTLVESEDVGIVGVGEATLPHIRAFVERLGIDEAEFMKATHATYKLGIEFRDFGKIGESYIHPFGSFGEEVAGVGFHHYWLEMQRQGKADRLGAYSLAVAAAEANRFAPPAQDTSLASTYGYAYQFDATLFGPFMREFGIAHGVDRVEGLVTSVNRDAETGDVTALQLKDGRLIEGDLFIDCSGFRSLLLGQELDVEWEDWTHWLPCDRAAAMPCTHRTHDIRPYTIATAMPAGWRWQIPLQHRMGNGYVFSSAFLDEDIACEAIRNAAEGDPLADPRILRFRPGRRSRSWSHNVIGVGLASGFLEPLESTSIYLAQMAITYLIEMFPETGGIDEKDREEFNRLVDMEYDRVRDFLILHYHATERDDSPFWDHVRTMTVPDSLADKMELWKRTGRIEKYSDGLFYDASWIAVYIGQGFMPDRHDARTGQVDPDRVGSALDSLKEAIASEVAAMPGHVEYLERETGRLAQPA from the coding sequence ATGAACGGACGCTCGCCCTCCGCGAAAACCCGTGTCGTCGTATTGGGCGGCGGCACGGCCGGGTGGATGAGCGCTGCGGGCATAGCGCAACTGCTTCCCGGCATGGCGACGGTCACGCTGGTCGAAAGCGAGGATGTCGGGATCGTCGGCGTGGGCGAGGCCACGCTTCCGCATATCCGCGCCTTTGTCGAACGGCTCGGCATCGACGAAGCCGAGTTCATGAAGGCCACCCACGCGACCTACAAGCTCGGCATCGAATTTCGCGACTTCGGGAAGATCGGGGAAAGCTACATCCACCCTTTCGGCAGCTTTGGCGAAGAGGTCGCAGGCGTCGGCTTCCACCACTACTGGCTGGAGATGCAACGGCAGGGAAAAGCCGACCGCCTTGGCGCATATTCGCTGGCGGTCGCGGCGGCGGAGGCGAACCGCTTTGCCCCGCCCGCGCAGGACACCTCGCTCGCCTCCACTTACGGCTACGCCTACCAGTTCGACGCGACGCTGTTCGGCCCCTTCATGCGTGAATTCGGCATCGCTCACGGGGTCGATCGTGTCGAAGGCCTGGTCACTTCTGTCAATCGCGATGCCGAGACGGGGGACGTCACGGCGCTGCAGCTGAAAGACGGTCGCCTGATCGAAGGCGATCTCTTTATCGATTGTTCGGGTTTCCGCTCGCTGCTGCTCGGGCAGGAACTGGACGTGGAGTGGGAAGACTGGACCCACTGGCTGCCCTGTGACCGGGCAGCAGCGATGCCGTGCACCCACCGGACCCACGATATCCGGCCCTATACGATCGCGACCGCCATGCCTGCCGGCTGGCGCTGGCAGATTCCGCTCCAGCACCGGATGGGCAATGGATACGTTTTCTCCAGCGCCTTCCTCGACGAGGATATCGCTTGCGAAGCGATCCGCAACGCGGCCGAAGGCGATCCGCTCGCCGATCCGCGCATCCTGCGTTTCCGGCCGGGGCGTCGCAGCCGCTCGTGGAGCCACAATGTCATTGGCGTGGGCCTCGCCAGCGGATTTCTCGAGCCGCTTGAATCGACTTCGATCTATCTTGCCCAGATGGCGATCACATACCTGATCGAAATGTTCCCAGAGACCGGCGGTATCGACGAAAAGGACCGGGAGGAATTTAACCGGCTGGTCGATATGGAATATGACCGCGTGCGCGATTTCCTGATTCTGCACTACCATGCGACTGAGCGAGACGATTCCCCGTTCTGGGACCATGTTCGCACGATGACGGTGCCCGATAGCCTTGCTGACAAGATGGAACTCTGGAAGCGGACTGGCCGGATCGAGAAATATTCCGATGGCCTCTTTTACGATGCGAGCTGGATTGCGGTTTACATCGGCCAGGGTTTCATGCCCGATCGCCATGATGCGCGAACAGGCCAGGTCGACCCCGATCGGGTTGGATCAGCACTGGACAGTCTGAAAGAGGCTATAGCCTCCGAGGTTGCGGCCATGCCCGGCCACGTCGAATATCTTGAGCGCGAGACGGGCAGGCTCGCTCAACCGGCATGA
- a CDS encoding sugar porter family MFS transporter, with the protein MENSQSGTNVALVSAIVAVATIGGLLFGYDSGAVNGTQDGLVKGFGLDDGGLGFTVGSLLIGCFIGAFFAGTLADAMGRRTVMRLAAVLFLVGALVQGLTENHSVFVIFRIVGGMAVGAASVLSPAYISEVAPANLRGRMVSVNQIMIITGLTAAFLVNYALAASAGDSTGEFWAGLPAWRWMYLMQAVPAAIFLVALFFIPESPRYLVSKNRDDEAIGVLGRLFGETVAEAKAKEIRSSFLADHRPSLRDILAPAGTASFLGIRPIVWAGIMLAVFQQLVGINVIFYYGATLWQLAGFAESDALMINIISGAVSIGACLVTIAVIDKIGRKPLLLVGSAGMAVTLFVMVYAFSQGTLDAEGNLVLSENMGIVAVVAANLYVIFFNLSWGPVMWTMLGEMFPNQIRGSALAVAGFFQWFANYLIAQTFPLMATGIGLAASYSFYAVCAVISFFLVQRFIVETKGKELEEMEG; encoded by the coding sequence ATGGAAAATTCGCAAAGCGGGACCAACGTCGCGTTGGTTTCGGCGATCGTTGCCGTGGCTACGATTGGCGGGCTGTTGTTCGGTTATGACAGCGGCGCGGTCAACGGAACGCAGGACGGCTTGGTCAAGGGCTTTGGCCTCGACGATGGTGGCCTTGGCTTTACAGTCGGATCGCTGCTTATCGGCTGTTTCATCGGCGCATTCTTTGCCGGGACGCTAGCCGATGCGATGGGGCGGCGGACGGTCATGCGCCTCGCGGCCGTCCTTTTCCTTGTCGGCGCGCTGGTTCAAGGGCTGACCGAAAATCACTCCGTATTCGTTATCTTCCGGATCGTAGGCGGCATGGCAGTCGGTGCGGCGAGTGTCCTTTCCCCTGCCTATATCTCCGAAGTCGCGCCGGCGAACCTTCGCGGGCGGATGGTTTCGGTGAACCAGATTATGATTATCACCGGGCTGACTGCAGCATTCCTGGTGAACTACGCGCTCGCGGCATCCGCGGGCGATTCCACCGGCGAATTCTGGGCCGGACTTCCGGCCTGGCGCTGGATGTACTTGATGCAGGCAGTGCCGGCGGCGATCTTCCTGGTAGCGCTGTTTTTCATACCCGAAAGCCCCCGCTACCTTGTTTCGAAGAACCGCGACGATGAAGCGATCGGTGTCCTCGGACGGTTGTTTGGCGAGACGGTTGCGGAGGCAAAAGCGAAGGAAATCCGGTCGAGCTTCCTTGCCGACCACCGCCCGAGCCTGCGCGATATCCTTGCTCCGGCAGGCACGGCGAGCTTTCTCGGCATCCGGCCCATCGTCTGGGCCGGTATCATGCTGGCAGTCTTCCAGCAGCTCGTCGGCATCAATGTGATTTTCTATTATGGCGCGACGCTCTGGCAGCTTGCTGGCTTTGCCGAAAGCGATGCGCTGATGATCAACATCATCTCGGGCGCAGTATCTATCGGGGCCTGCCTTGTCACGATCGCGGTGATCGACAAGATCGGTCGTAAGCCACTGCTGCTTGTCGGGTCGGCAGGCATGGCGGTGACGCTATTCGTGATGGTCTACGCGTTCAGCCAGGGGACGCTTGATGCAGAGGGCAATCTCGTGCTCTCCGAGAACATGGGCATCGTCGCGGTGGTTGCTGCGAACCTGTATGTGATCTTCTTCAACCTCAGCTGGGGCCCTGTGATGTGGACCATGCTGGGCGAGATGTTCCCTAACCAGATCCGTGGCTCTGCGCTTGCAGTTGCAGGCTTTTTCCAATGGTTTGCGAACTACCTGATTGCACAGACCTTCCCGCTGATGGCGACCGGCATCGGCCTTGCGGCGAGCTACAGCTTTTACGCTGTTTGCGCCGTTATCAGCTTCTTCCTTGTCCAGCGGTTCATCGTCGAAACCAAGGGCAAGGAACTGGAGGAAATGGAAGGATAG